A region of Dehalococcoidia bacterium DNA encodes the following proteins:
- a CDS encoding SDR family NAD(P)-dependent oxidoreductase produces MGKLDGRVAVVTGGARGLGAAAALRLAAEGARIGVLDLREADDTRGRIQAAGGACETFRCDTTDESQVAAAIEGVHGRLGALDILVNNAGILQPRAVSLEMSKAEVERYVAVNYVGYFVVTKAAYPLLKQSQHARIINVASRTYFLANAGQMAYVASKGAVLGMTRVLARELGADNICVNAVMPGQIATEGTRAYTDEETFNRTMQNQSIKKRGTPEHLAGLIAFLASDDAELITGQTILCDGGAYLH; encoded by the coding sequence ATGGGCAAGCTCGACGGGCGTGTGGCCGTAGTCACCGGCGGAGCGCGCGGCCTGGGTGCGGCCGCGGCGCTGCGCCTCGCCGCGGAAGGAGCGCGGATCGGCGTGCTCGACCTGCGCGAGGCGGACGACACCCGCGGCCGCATCCAGGCGGCCGGCGGCGCCTGCGAGACGTTTCGCTGCGACACGACGGACGAGTCGCAGGTCGCGGCGGCGATCGAGGGTGTGCACGGCCGGCTGGGGGCGCTCGACATCCTCGTCAACAACGCCGGCATCCTGCAGCCGCGCGCCGTTTCGCTGGAGATGAGCAAGGCCGAGGTCGAGCGGTATGTCGCGGTCAACTACGTCGGCTACTTCGTCGTGACCAAGGCGGCCTACCCGCTGCTGAAGCAGAGCCAGCACGCCCGCATCATCAACGTCGCCTCGCGCACGTACTTCCTGGCGAACGCCGGACAGATGGCCTACGTGGCGAGCAAGGGCGCCGTGCTGGGGATGACGCGCGTGCTGGCGCGCGAGCTGGGGGCCGACAACATCTGCGTGAACGCGGTGATGCCCGGACAGATCGCCACCGAGGGCACGCGCGCGTACACAGACGAAGAGACGTTCAACCGCACGATGCAGAACCAGTCGATCAAGAAGCGCGGCACGCCCGAGCACCTTGCCGGCCTGATCGCCTTCCTCGCCAGCGACGACGCCGAGCTGATCACCGGTCAGACGATCCTCTGCGACGGTGGCGCGTATCTGCACTGA
- a CDS encoding CoA transferase yields MPETEGGPLAGVRVLDFTRYQQGPYATSLLADLGADVLKVEPRLDGELGRQMERDAEGFSAYFETYNRGKRSITLDLRRPEAREIVHRLVPHMDGLAENFRPGVMERLGCGYEALRPLNPRLIYAAASAFGPRGPERERPGYDHIAQAVSGLMVEQAGGPGHEPPQPALPGAADEISAMLFALGIVSALYARQQTGMGQKVEVSLFGSMLAFQGRQLMRYLRTGKQGRARWRRSPTYSHYRCADGWLAIAAVDPKMWPRLCRALGKPDLEHDPRFAGPWDRDRNAAGLEELLEAIFATRAVADWLARLITEDVPCGPVNDYRAVEASEQALANGYLTTIEHPNLGTLRSAGIPIHLSATPPPPLRSAPELGMDTETVLLDLGYDWPQIEALRRAEVI; encoded by the coding sequence GTGCCGGAAACGGAAGGCGGACCGCTGGCCGGCGTCCGTGTGCTCGACTTCACGCGCTACCAGCAGGGGCCGTACGCGACCTCGCTGCTGGCCGACCTCGGCGCGGACGTGCTCAAGGTCGAGCCACGCCTGGACGGCGAGCTGGGCCGGCAGATGGAGCGCGACGCCGAGGGCTTCTCTGCGTATTTCGAAACCTACAACCGCGGCAAGCGCTCGATCACGCTGGACCTGCGCCGGCCGGAAGCGCGCGAGATCGTGCACAGGCTCGTGCCGCATATGGATGGGCTGGCCGAGAATTTCCGACCCGGCGTGATGGAGCGGCTGGGCTGCGGCTACGAAGCGCTGCGCCCGCTCAATCCGCGGCTGATCTACGCCGCGGCCTCGGCGTTCGGTCCGCGCGGGCCGGAGCGGGAGCGGCCCGGGTACGATCACATCGCGCAGGCCGTGAGCGGGCTGATGGTCGAGCAGGCGGGCGGGCCGGGCCACGAGCCGCCGCAGCCGGCGCTGCCCGGCGCCGCCGACGAGATCAGCGCCATGCTCTTCGCCCTCGGCATCGTCTCGGCGCTGTACGCGCGGCAACAGACCGGCATGGGGCAGAAGGTCGAAGTCTCGCTGTTCGGCTCGATGCTCGCCTTTCAGGGGCGACAGTTGATGCGTTACCTGCGCACCGGCAAGCAGGGCCGCGCCCGCTGGCGCCGCAGCCCCACGTATAGCCACTACCGCTGCGCCGACGGCTGGCTGGCGATCGCCGCCGTGGACCCGAAGATGTGGCCGCGGCTCTGCCGGGCGCTTGGGAAGCCTGACCTGGAGCACGATCCGCGCTTTGCCGGGCCGTGGGACCGTGACCGCAACGCCGCCGGGCTGGAAGAGCTGCTGGAAGCGATCTTCGCCACGCGCGCGGTCGCCGACTGGCTGGCGCGGCTGATCACGGAGGACGTGCCCTGCGGTCCCGTCAACGACTACCGCGCCGTGGAAGCGAGCGAACAAGCGCTGGCCAACGGCTACCTGACGACGATCGAGCACCCGAACCTGGGCACGCTGCGCAGCGCCGGCATTCCCATTCACCTCTCCGCCACGCCGCCGCCGCCGCTGCGCTCGGCCCCGGAGCTGGGCATGGACACGGAGACCGTGCTGCTGGATCTCGGCTACGACTGGCCGCAGATCGAGGCGCTGCGGCGGGCAGAGGTCATTTGA